The following are from one region of the Paenibacillus sp. JZ16 genome:
- the bshC gene encoding bacillithiol biosynthesis cysteine-adding enzyme BshC gives MNIVPEPLSLASRLAQDYIHHFDRVSGFYGEDYRGEHSFAERVQWLDLSEDKRIQRKALADCLRTYNKKHNDHPAVHKSLQLLERPGTVTMVGGQQSGLFTGPLLVIYKAITVIQAAREAEERLKRPVVPVFWIAGEDHDWDEVNHTYFLNQDLQLSKIKLDAKEGLRTSVSYTDVAEEDWNSMLAELQTQLADSEYKADLLKMARESLNGSAGLSEAFAKLISYLFGKYGLILLDSADPGLRALEIPIFESLITRNEQMGLSYQQAARDIAGQGYEVQADVSENGANLFYLHEGRRLLLYREGHVFSDRKGIVSLTEDELLRDLHQHPERFSNNVLTRPIMQDSLLPVLGTILGPGEISYWAITRYAFSDLGLQMPLIIPRMSFSIVDGTVHKLMEKYGLSFEDVQLHLSEKREAWLASKDELNLEARFSQTREQFEALYQPLIEDLGKMQSGLLKLGLTNKDKILEQMDYLLSKSRNALEQQHEAALAQWKRIEQTLLPEGKPQERVYNILEYMNRYGLNLVDRLMEIPYAASGIHRVVYV, from the coding sequence ATGAATATCGTTCCGGAACCATTATCCCTCGCTTCGCGTCTCGCTCAGGATTATATTCATCATTTCGACCGGGTAAGCGGGTTCTACGGTGAAGATTACCGCGGCGAGCACAGCTTTGCAGAGCGGGTACAATGGCTGGATCTTTCTGAAGACAAGCGAATTCAGCGTAAAGCGTTGGCGGATTGTCTTCGGACGTACAATAAGAAACACAATGATCATCCCGCTGTACATAAATCACTCCAACTTCTGGAGCGGCCAGGAACGGTTACGATGGTTGGTGGACAACAAAGCGGTTTGTTCACTGGACCTCTGCTTGTCATATATAAAGCAATTACCGTTATTCAAGCGGCCCGCGAGGCGGAAGAGCGCTTGAAACGTCCTGTCGTGCCTGTGTTTTGGATCGCCGGGGAGGATCATGATTGGGATGAAGTGAATCATACGTACTTCCTGAATCAGGATCTGCAGCTTTCCAAGATCAAGCTTGATGCCAAGGAGGGACTCAGGACGTCAGTTAGTTATACTGACGTTGCTGAGGAAGATTGGAATTCGATGCTGGCAGAGCTTCAGACTCAATTGGCAGACAGCGAATATAAGGCAGATCTGCTGAAGATGGCGAGGGAATCGCTGAACGGTTCGGCCGGGCTCAGCGAGGCATTCGCTAAACTGATCAGCTATCTGTTCGGCAAATATGGGCTGATACTCCTGGATTCGGCAGACCCGGGACTTCGGGCGTTGGAAATACCCATATTCGAATCATTGATTACCCGCAACGAACAAATGGGACTTTCGTACCAGCAGGCTGCGAGGGATATCGCGGGTCAGGGTTATGAAGTCCAGGCTGATGTATCCGAGAATGGGGCTAACTTGTTCTACTTGCATGAAGGCAGACGCTTGTTGCTTTACCGAGAAGGACATGTATTCTCAGACCGGAAAGGCATCGTTTCGCTGACGGAAGATGAACTGCTTCGGGATTTGCATCAGCACCCTGAACGCTTCAGCAACAATGTGTTGACCCGTCCAATCATGCAGGATTCACTGCTGCCCGTGCTCGGGACGATACTCGGTCCAGGCGAGATTTCCTATTGGGCGATTACGCGTTATGCATTCTCCGACTTGGGTTTGCAGATGCCGCTGATCATCCCAAGAATGTCATTCTCCATCGTAGATGGAACTGTCCATAAGCTGATGGAGAAATACGGATTGTCCTTCGAGGATGTCCAGCTTCACTTGTCTGAGAAGCGTGAGGCTTGGCTTGCCAGCAAGGACGAGCTGAATTTGGAAGCACGATTCAGTCAAACCCGGGAACAATTTGAAGCATTATATCAGCCTTTAATAGAAGATCTTGGCAAAATGCAAAGTGGACTGTTAAAATTAGGTCTAACCAATAAAGATAAAATATTGGAGCAGATGGATTACCTGTTAAGTAAATCCCGGAATGCCTTGGAACAGCAGCATGAGGCCGCACTGGCACAGTGGAAGCGCATTGAACAGACGTTGTTGCCGGAAGGGAAACCTCAGGAGAGGGTATACAATATCCTGGAATACATGAATCGTTATGGATTGAATCTGGTGGATCGCCTGATGGAAATCCCATACGCTGCTTCGGGCATTCACAGGGTCGTTTACGTATAA
- a CDS encoding ABC transporter ATP-binding protein, with protein sequence MEPILQVKDLNVSFRVRGGEVKAVRGMNFEVGKGETVAIVGESGSGKSVTAQTIMRLIPSPPSEIKKGEVIFQGQDLLKKTNKQMEAIRGKDIGMIFQDPMTSLNPTIRIGKQITEVLIKHQGMSFAEAKKHAIEMLKLVGIKNAEERFNQYPHEFSGGMRQRAMIAIALACKPTLLIADEPTTALDVTIQAQIMDVMKEMQERLGTSIILITHDLGVVAGMCDRVIVMYAGEVVETGTKWEIFKNPQHPYTKGLLRSMPRLDQKKDEPLIPIIGTPPDLIKPPVGCPFAARCDEAMRICERVDPGATEFSDTHTARCWNLHPMAKEAQGS encoded by the coding sequence ATGGAACCGATCTTGCAGGTAAAGGACCTCAACGTATCGTTTCGTGTTCGCGGCGGTGAAGTAAAGGCAGTCCGCGGCATGAATTTTGAAGTCGGCAAGGGGGAGACGGTTGCCATCGTCGGTGAGTCCGGAAGCGGTAAAAGTGTTACCGCCCAGACCATTATGCGATTGATTCCGTCCCCGCCCTCAGAAATAAAAAAGGGTGAGGTCATTTTCCAAGGACAAGACCTTCTCAAAAAAACGAATAAACAAATGGAAGCGATTCGCGGCAAGGATATTGGAATGATCTTTCAGGATCCGATGACATCGCTGAATCCGACCATTAGAATAGGCAAACAAATCACAGAGGTGCTGATCAAGCACCAGGGAATGTCTTTCGCCGAAGCCAAAAAACACGCTATAGAAATGCTGAAGCTGGTGGGCATCAAAAATGCGGAGGAGCGCTTCAATCAGTATCCGCATGAGTTCTCCGGCGGTATGCGTCAGCGTGCAATGATCGCCATTGCGCTTGCATGTAAGCCGACCCTGCTGATTGCGGACGAACCGACAACGGCACTCGACGTGACCATTCAGGCACAGATTATGGACGTTATGAAGGAAATGCAGGAACGTTTGGGCACATCGATCATTCTGATCACGCATGACCTCGGCGTTGTTGCCGGCATGTGTGACCGTGTCATCGTCATGTATGCAGGTGAAGTGGTGGAAACGGGAACGAAATGGGAGATTTTTAAAAATCCGCAGCATCCTTACACCAAAGGGTTGCTTCGTTCCATGCCGCGTCTGGATCAGAAGAAAGACGAACCGCTCATTCCGATTATCGGAACACCGCCGGATCTGATTAAACCACCTGTAGGCTGTCCGTTCGCTGCTCGCTGTGACGAAGCTATGCGAATTTGTGAACGGGTGGATCCAGGCGCAACGGAATTCAGCGACACGCACACGGCGCGCTGCTGGAATCTGCATCCGATGGCGAAGGAGGCCCAAGGTTCATGA
- a CDS encoding ABC transporter ATP-binding protein, translating to MKDNHLIEVKGLKKYFNVGKGQVLKAVDDLNFFIREGETLGMVGESGCGKSTAGRTILRLYEPTAGSVNFNGTDIYKLSPGKMKAMRRDMQMIFQDPYASLNPRFTVSDIIGEALDIHGMAGSRAERKKRIEELLDMVGLNSDHSTRYPHEFSGGQRQRIGIARALAVNPKFIICDEPISALDVSIQAQVVNLLKDLQDRLGLTYLFIAHDLSMVKHISDRVAVMYLGKMVELADSEELYANPIHPYTKTLLSAIPIPDPEIEANKKRLKLEDDMQGPISAAKGEDGTVQLDVKDSELVEVSKGHWVAKAYA from the coding sequence ATGAAGGATAACCACTTGATTGAGGTAAAAGGCCTGAAGAAGTATTTTAACGTGGGCAAAGGCCAGGTTCTTAAAGCGGTTGACGATCTGAATTTCTTTATTCGTGAAGGCGAAACGCTTGGTATGGTGGGAGAGTCGGGTTGCGGTAAATCCACTGCAGGACGGACGATTCTCCGCCTTTATGAGCCTACGGCCGGCAGCGTTAATTTTAACGGAACGGATATTTACAAGCTGTCTCCGGGCAAAATGAAGGCGATGCGCCGCGATATGCAGATGATCTTCCAGGATCCGTATGCCTCGCTGAACCCAAGATTCACAGTGTCGGATATTATCGGGGAAGCTCTGGATATTCACGGTATGGCCGGCAGCCGCGCCGAACGCAAGAAGCGGATTGAGGAGCTGCTGGATATGGTCGGCTTGAATAGTGACCACTCGACGCGCTACCCTCATGAATTCTCGGGCGGTCAGCGTCAACGGATCGGGATTGCCCGTGCTCTCGCGGTGAACCCTAAATTTATCATCTGTGATGAGCCGATCTCGGCGCTCGACGTTTCGATTCAGGCGCAGGTTGTTAACCTGCTTAAAGATTTGCAGGACCGACTTGGCCTGACCTATCTCTTCATTGCGCATGACCTGTCCATGGTTAAGCATATCAGTGACCGGGTAGCGGTTATGTATTTGGGTAAAATGGTGGAGCTGGCAGACAGTGAAGAGCTGTATGCAAATCCGATCCATCCATATACCAAAACCTTGTTGTCCGCGATTCCGATTCCGGATCCGGAAATTGAGGCAAACAAAAAGCGGCTCAAGCTGGAAGACGATATGCAGGGGCCGATTTCAGCTGCCAAAGGCGAAGACGGAACGGTTCAACTGGACGTGAAGGATTCGGAATTGGTTGAAGTGTCCAAAGGACACTGGGTTGCAAAAGCCTACGCTTGA
- a CDS encoding cell division protein FtsL, translated as MAYTRGNLAVQERQKETQQSAYLEKTKVVKRRSQLPQKEKLLYLLSVVFVVAVMGVIGMSHVHSYDLNRQIQSTENKTLEAKRNINQLQVEKQTLETQILDKAKELGYVPIDDNNTIHLSPVSGSSETQNSDSGQND; from the coding sequence ATGGCTTACACGCGCGGCAATTTAGCCGTACAGGAGAGACAGAAGGAAACGCAGCAGTCCGCTTATCTCGAGAAGACAAAAGTCGTCAAACGTCGTTCCCAGCTTCCGCAAAAAGAAAAGCTGTTGTATTTGTTATCCGTGGTATTTGTGGTTGCCGTCATGGGCGTCATTGGCATGAGTCATGTTCATTCCTATGACTTGAACCGGCAGATCCAGTCGACGGAAAATAAGACACTCGAAGCTAAACGAAATATCAATCAGCTTCAGGTTGAGAAGCAAACACTGGAGACGCAAATATTGGACAAGGCGAAAGAGCTGGGCTATGTCCCTATTGATGACAATAATACGATCCATCTATCACCGGTCTCGGGGTCATCCGAGACACAGAATTCGGACTCGGGACAAAATGATTGA
- the rsmH gene encoding 16S rRNA (cytosine(1402)-N(4))-methyltransferase RsmH yields the protein MFHHITVLKQEATEGLRIKPDGIYVDCTLGGAGHSSLIASQLSSNGRLIALDQDDWALNNAREVMKPYVDRITLVKTNFRDLEEVLRNEVEVDENGQPQVDGILFDLGVSSPQFDEGERGFSYNHDAPLDMRMDQSAELTAAKIVNEWPEQEIARILYEYGEEKFSRRIAKVIVERRAQSPIQTTGELVEMIKEGIPAAARRTGGHPAKRSFQAFRIAVNDELGAFKDALHQAVRCLAPGGRVSVITFHSLEDRICKQIFNSYIPKCTCPPDFPMCVCGGGQGELKLVNRKPLIPSAEEIESNPRARSAKLRIAEKL from the coding sequence TTGTTCCATCACATCACAGTGCTTAAGCAAGAAGCGACAGAAGGGCTGCGCATCAAACCAGACGGTATATATGTTGACTGTACGCTCGGGGGAGCAGGGCACAGCTCGCTGATTGCTTCCCAACTAAGTTCGAATGGTCGGTTAATCGCATTGGATCAGGACGATTGGGCTTTGAATAACGCCCGGGAAGTCATGAAGCCGTATGTGGACCGGATCACGCTCGTCAAAACCAATTTTCGTGATTTGGAGGAAGTGCTCCGTAACGAAGTGGAGGTTGACGAGAACGGGCAGCCGCAAGTTGACGGTATACTGTTCGATTTGGGCGTATCTTCTCCGCAGTTCGATGAAGGGGAGAGAGGGTTTAGTTACAATCATGATGCCCCGCTGGATATGCGGATGGATCAATCCGCCGAGCTTACCGCAGCCAAGATTGTAAACGAATGGCCGGAACAGGAAATTGCGCGAATATTGTATGAATACGGTGAAGAGAAATTTTCAAGGCGGATTGCCAAGGTCATTGTTGAAAGAAGGGCACAGAGCCCTATTCAGACAACCGGCGAGCTTGTCGAGATGATTAAGGAAGGGATTCCGGCCGCAGCTCGTAGAACAGGCGGCCACCCGGCCAAACGAAGCTTTCAAGCGTTTCGTATAGCGGTAAATGATGAGCTTGGCGCATTCAAAGACGCGCTTCACCAAGCAGTGCGATGTCTTGCACCGGGAGGAAGAGTGTCGGTCATCACGTTTCACTCGCTCGAAGACCGGATATGCAAACAGATTTTTAACAGTTACATTCCCAAGTGTACATGCCCTCCAGATTTTCCGATGTGTGTATGCGGAGGTGGCCAAGGTGAGCTGAAGTTGGTGAACCGTAAACCGCTTATCCCCTCTGCGGAGGAGATTGAGAGTAATCCAAGGGCGCGTTCGGCGAAGCTGCGGATTGCGGAGAAACTGTAG
- a CDS encoding penicillin-binding transpeptidase domain-containing protein, with protein sequence MIKKIKLRTVLIGGCITLFFALLIGRVFWLQVIDNDFWKEQALSKWSRKQDLPATRGTITDRDGDILAMDAPAFTVIVNPAVIQANGMENEVVKGLHEILDKDEDELRELVKAKDDKGEYLKGREVRSEGWKIDQEKMEEVKAFSESLNKKLKATGKVPDSGIGFQRESKRFYPQKTVAAHILGYTDHQGKGIGGIEQFYDDKLKGTDGFASYKSDKKGVKLPSEDDLYQPAINGNNLVLTTDDTIQYYIEEAMRDTYNQYKPISMTVIAADPNTMEILGMANMPTFDPNTYSKWNQKNFINHAVRSIYEPGSTFKIVTLASAVQEKLFSPGAIYQSGSIRAGGRTHRDINSVGWGPITYLEGVKRSSNVAFVKLGYEMLGKERFTNYIRDFGFTQKTEIDLPGEILGTLNMTYDSDISTMTYGYAVSVTPIQQIAAISAVANGGKLMQPHMVKQIEDPNTGKVEKIEPKVVRQVISPEAARETGTYLEQVVADQVNGTGRLAYIDGYRVAGKTGTAIKSGGGYKDRTKQVVSFIGYAPVENPKIAVLVIIDEPNVEKGGGTLAAPIFKEIVSKTLNYWGVPKSNVKQDKEKTNSVTSLKDSLKAPDFTGLKLSDVKAKLLKDGVAFETLGNGNTVKEQYPPANAIISAGQRIYLLTEDSPTMKIPNLEGESLRDAMEVLTLMKVKVNVQGEGYVVSQLEAKENGQRIVQLTLKSAQELITGSSGSDETSSDGSEESSGDESNDEETEATGKTEGE encoded by the coding sequence ATGATAAAAAAAATTAAACTGCGTACCGTGCTAATAGGGGGATGTATAACCCTCTTTTTTGCTTTATTGATTGGTCGGGTGTTTTGGCTGCAGGTGATCGATAACGACTTCTGGAAGGAACAAGCTTTATCGAAATGGTCGCGTAAACAGGATCTTCCAGCCACGCGAGGAACGATCACGGATCGGGACGGCGATATTCTTGCCATGGATGCGCCTGCCTTTACAGTTATTGTGAATCCTGCGGTCATTCAGGCTAATGGCATGGAGAATGAGGTCGTAAAAGGACTGCATGAGATTCTCGACAAGGATGAGGACGAACTCCGTGAACTGGTTAAAGCTAAAGACGATAAGGGCGAATACCTCAAGGGCCGCGAAGTCCGCAGCGAGGGATGGAAGATTGACCAGGAGAAGATGGAAGAGGTTAAAGCGTTTAGTGAAAGCTTGAATAAAAAATTAAAGGCAACCGGTAAAGTTCCCGATTCGGGCATCGGCTTTCAGCGAGAGTCAAAACGATTTTATCCACAAAAGACAGTGGCTGCACATATCTTGGGATATACCGATCACCAGGGCAAGGGTATCGGGGGCATTGAGCAATTTTATGACGACAAGCTGAAGGGAACCGATGGATTCGCTTCTTACAAGAGTGATAAGAAAGGGGTCAAGCTCCCGAGTGAAGACGATTTATACCAGCCTGCAATAAATGGGAATAATTTAGTACTGACGACAGACGATACAATCCAGTATTATATCGAGGAAGCGATGCGCGACACGTATAACCAATATAAACCAATCAGTATGACGGTCATCGCAGCGGATCCGAACACGATGGAAATACTGGGAATGGCCAATATGCCGACTTTTGATCCCAATACATATTCGAAATGGAATCAAAAGAATTTTATCAATCATGCCGTGCGGTCCATCTATGAGCCGGGATCAACTTTCAAAATTGTTACGCTTGCCAGCGCAGTGCAGGAAAAGCTGTTTAGCCCGGGTGCGATTTATCAATCCGGATCCATAAGAGCGGGTGGAAGAACCCACCGGGACATTAACAGCGTAGGCTGGGGCCCTATTACCTACCTCGAAGGCGTGAAAAGGTCGAGTAACGTGGCATTTGTAAAATTGGGTTACGAAATGCTCGGCAAGGAACGATTTACCAACTATATTCGGGATTTTGGGTTTACGCAGAAAACGGAAATTGATCTTCCGGGGGAGATTCTCGGTACCTTAAATATGACTTATGACTCCGATATTTCAACCATGACCTACGGATACGCCGTATCCGTAACGCCTATTCAACAGATTGCGGCCATTTCAGCCGTTGCCAACGGAGGCAAGCTCATGCAGCCTCATATGGTCAAGCAGATCGAGGACCCCAACACGGGCAAGGTTGAGAAAATCGAACCGAAAGTCGTGCGCCAGGTCATATCTCCTGAGGCCGCAAGAGAGACAGGGACTTACCTTGAGCAAGTTGTAGCTGACCAGGTAAATGGTACAGGAAGGCTTGCATATATCGACGGCTACCGGGTTGCGGGCAAAACCGGTACCGCTATAAAATCCGGCGGCGGATATAAAGACCGTACGAAACAAGTCGTTTCATTCATCGGGTACGCTCCCGTCGAGAATCCGAAGATAGCCGTGCTGGTCATTATCGATGAACCTAACGTTGAAAAGGGCGGCGGTACGTTGGCGGCGCCTATATTTAAAGAGATCGTATCCAAGACATTGAATTATTGGGGCGTTCCCAAATCGAATGTAAAGCAGGATAAAGAAAAAACGAATTCAGTAACATCGCTGAAGGATTCCCTGAAAGCACCGGATTTTACGGGGTTGAAGCTGAGTGACGTAAAAGCCAAGCTGTTGAAGGATGGCGTGGCGTTTGAGACCTTGGGCAACGGAAATACGGTGAAGGAGCAATACCCGCCTGCCAATGCGATCATTAGTGCAGGACAACGGATTTATCTTCTTACAGAGGATAGTCCAACGATGAAAATCCCGAATTTAGAGGGTGAATCGCTTAGGGACGCCATGGAAGTGCTCACCTTGATGAAAGTAAAGGTTAATGTTCAGGGTGAAGGCTACGTTGTTTCGCAATTGGAAGCCAAGGAGAATGGCCAGCGAATCGTGCAGTTAACGCTGAAATCGGCTCAAGAGTTAATCACGGGAAGCAGCGGCTCTGATGAAACATCATCCGATGGCAGCGAGGAATCCAGTGGTGATGAATCCAACGATGAGGAAACAGAAGCAACAGGCAAGACCGAAGGGGAATAG
- the mraZ gene encoding division/cell wall cluster transcriptional repressor MraZ, which yields MFMGEFQHSIDDKGRIIIPAKFRDLLGTSFIVTRGLDNCLFVYPKDEWAIMEQKLKSLPLMKSDARAFTRFFFSGATECEWDKQGRVNLPGNLREFAKLEKECVVIGVSSRVEIWSKEQWQNYYQQSEEAFNDIAEKLVDFDFDL from the coding sequence ATGTTCATGGGGGAGTTTCAACATAGCATCGACGATAAGGGGAGAATCATTATCCCTGCTAAGTTTCGCGACCTCCTGGGCACCTCGTTTATCGTAACCCGCGGATTGGACAATTGCCTCTTTGTATACCCCAAAGATGAATGGGCCATCATGGAACAGAAGCTCAAATCCCTGCCGCTCATGAAGTCGGATGCACGCGCATTCACCCGGTTTTTTTTCTCCGGGGCGACGGAATGTGAATGGGATAAACAGGGAAGGGTAAATTTGCCGGGCAATTTGCGCGAGTTCGCCAAGCTCGAGAAGGAATGCGTCGTCATCGGCGTATCGAGCCGAGTGGAGATCTGGAGCAAGGAGCAGTGGCAGAATTACTATCAGCAGTCGGAGGAAGCATTCAATGACATTGCTGAGAAGCTGGTAGATTTTGATTTTGATTTATAA
- a CDS encoding adenosylhomocysteinase produces MSSSSIQTSNITDLKLAPEGHLKIDWVKAHMPVLNRVREQFEKEQPFKGLKVAISLHLEAKTAYLAKVIQAGGAEVTITGSNPLSTQDDVCAALVEDGITVFAKYNPDPKEYKQHLISTLETRPDLIIDDGGDLVTILHSERTDLLEGIRGGAEETTTGILRLKSLEKEGSLKFPMVAVNDAYCKYLFDNRYGTGQSVWDGINRTTNLVVAGKTVVVVGYGWCGKGVAMRAKGLGANVIVTEIDAIKAVEAYMDGFRVMPMREAAKLGDFFVTVTGNRDVISGEDFDVMKDGAILSNAGHFDVEVNKPDLSERSQSVRTVRRNIEEYHLKDGRKIYLLADGRLVNLAAGDGHPAEIMDMTFALQALSLKHVNDHYKNIGNRVVNVPYELDEQVALYKLESLGITIDSLSAEQKSYLDSWAQH; encoded by the coding sequence ATGAGCTCATCATCCATACAAACCAGCAATATTACCGACTTGAAACTGGCACCGGAAGGTCATTTGAAAATTGATTGGGTGAAGGCGCATATGCCGGTATTGAACCGGGTGCGTGAACAATTCGAGAAAGAACAGCCATTCAAAGGGTTGAAAGTCGCTATCTCCTTGCATCTGGAAGCCAAGACCGCTTATCTGGCGAAAGTCATTCAGGCCGGCGGAGCTGAAGTGACGATTACGGGAAGTAATCCGCTGTCAACTCAAGATGATGTATGTGCCGCATTGGTAGAAGACGGAATCACGGTGTTTGCCAAGTATAACCCGGATCCTAAGGAATACAAGCAGCATCTCATTTCAACACTGGAGACCAGACCGGATCTGATCATCGACGATGGCGGGGATCTCGTTACGATCCTGCACTCCGAGCGTACCGATCTGCTTGAAGGAATTCGGGGCGGAGCGGAAGAGACAACGACAGGCATCCTGCGCCTGAAATCTTTGGAGAAAGAAGGCTCTCTGAAGTTTCCGATGGTTGCCGTGAATGATGCATACTGCAAATACTTGTTTGATAACCGTTACGGTACCGGACAATCGGTTTGGGACGGAATTAACCGGACGACCAACCTGGTGGTTGCAGGCAAGACGGTTGTTGTCGTAGGGTATGGCTGGTGCGGCAAGGGCGTGGCTATGCGTGCCAAAGGTCTTGGTGCCAACGTTATTGTGACCGAGATTGATGCGATTAAGGCCGTTGAGGCTTATATGGACGGCTTCCGCGTCATGCCAATGCGCGAAGCGGCCAAATTGGGAGACTTCTTTGTAACCGTCACGGGTAACCGCGATGTCATCAGCGGGGAAGACTTTGATGTCATGAAGGACGGTGCCATTTTATCCAATGCCGGTCACTTCGATGTGGAAGTCAATAAACCGGATTTGTCAGAACGGTCTCAATCGGTTCGGACGGTTCGGCGCAATATCGAAGAATATCACCTGAAAGATGGCCGTAAGATTTATTTGCTTGCCGATGGCCGTTTGGTGAATCTGGCGGCAGGTGACGGACATCCGGCGGAAATTATGGATATGACGTTTGCGCTCCAGGCACTGTCGCTCAAACATGTGAATGATCACTACAAGAACATCGGTAACCGCGTTGTAAATGTTCCTTACGAATTGGATGAACAGGTTGCCTTGTATAAACTGGAAAGTCTAGGTATTACAATCGACAGCCTGAGCGCTGAGCAGAAGTCTTACTTGGACAGCTGGGCTCAGCACTAA
- a CDS encoding ABC transporter permease — MEKEQSMPHPAALNLKPEDFQKIGPDEKQSEVIQRESLSSWRDSWERLRKNKLAMTGLVIMILIVIMAIIGPMISNYDYETNDLMNTNMPPSSEHWFGTDDLGRDVFVRTWMGARISLTVGLAAAAIDLMIGVIYGGIMGYFGGRVDEFMNKFAEILYSIPYLLVTILLLVVFEPSLGTIILALTITGWINMSWIVRGEIMQLKSREYVLASRSMGAGTARLLFRHLIPNAMGPIIVTLTLSVPSAIFAEAFLSFLGLGVQAPVASWGSMINDALSGWMYYPWRMLFPALFISLTMLAFNIFGDGLRDALDPKLKK; from the coding sequence ATGGAGAAAGAACAAAGTATGCCTCATCCTGCGGCACTAAACTTAAAGCCTGAAGATTTTCAGAAAATTGGTCCTGATGAGAAACAATCCGAGGTAATACAGCGTGAAAGTTTGTCCTCCTGGAGAGATTCCTGGGAAAGATTGCGCAAGAACAAGCTTGCTATGACGGGCTTGGTTATTATGATCCTGATTGTCATCATGGCCATTATCGGCCCGATGATCTCGAACTATGATTATGAAACGAATGATTTGATGAATACGAATATGCCGCCTTCATCAGAACATTGGTTTGGAACCGACGATCTGGGCCGCGACGTTTTTGTTCGTACCTGGATGGGAGCTCGGATATCCTTGACCGTTGGTCTTGCAGCTGCTGCGATTGACTTGATGATTGGTGTAATATATGGCGGCATCATGGGTTATTTCGGTGGCCGTGTCGATGAGTTCATGAATAAGTTTGCAGAAATTTTGTATTCCATTCCGTATCTGCTCGTTACGATTTTGCTGCTGGTTGTATTCGAACCAAGTTTAGGAACGATCATACTCGCCTTAACCATCACCGGGTGGATTAACATGTCCTGGATTGTGCGGGGCGAGATTATGCAGCTGAAGAGCAGAGAATATGTCCTCGCCTCACGTTCGATGGGAGCTGGAACCGCGCGCCTGTTGTTCCGGCATTTGATTCCGAATGCGATGGGTCCGATTATCGTTACCTTGACCCTGTCGGTTCCAAGCGCGATCTTTGCCGAGGCATTCCTGAGCTTCCTGGGTCTTGGAGTTCAAGCACCGGTTGCTTCATGGGGCTCCATGATTAATGATGCCCTGTCCGGATGGATGTACTATCCATGGCGGATGTTGTTCCCTGCTCTATTTATCAGCTTGACGATGTTAGCATTTAACATTTTCGGTGATGGATTGCGTGATGCGCTTGATCCGAAATTGAAAAAATAG